Proteins encoded within one genomic window of Candidatus Berkiella cookevillensis:
- a CDS encoding electron transfer flavoprotein subunit beta/FixA family protein, translated as MKVLVPMKRVVDPYVTIHVKKDGSGVETQNVKMSMNPFDEIAMEEAIRWKEKNTVQEIVAVSIGETQAQETLRHALALGADEALHIATDKSLQPLQIAKILQWVAQTHKPDIIIMGKQAIDDDCNQTGQMLAALLGWPQATFASHIEFIDAETVRVVREVDGGLETIKVSLPCVITTDLRLNEPRYPALPNIMKAKKKPLKVMALEETALELESKVQVTKVEPPAPRKAGKMLKDVSELMHALHNIEKVI; from the coding sequence ATGAAAGTATTGGTTCCTATGAAACGCGTTGTTGATCCTTACGTCACAATACATGTTAAAAAAGATGGTAGTGGCGTAGAAACACAGAACGTTAAAATGAGTATGAATCCTTTTGATGAAATTGCGATGGAAGAAGCAATTCGATGGAAAGAAAAAAATACTGTCCAGGAAATTGTTGCTGTTTCAATTGGTGAAACGCAAGCACAAGAAACACTACGTCATGCCTTAGCATTAGGCGCAGATGAAGCGCTTCATATTGCGACAGATAAATCTTTACAGCCATTGCAGATTGCCAAAATCTTACAGTGGGTAGCACAAACACATAAGCCTGATATCATTATCATGGGAAAACAAGCCATTGATGATGATTGCAATCAAACAGGCCAAATGTTGGCTGCATTATTGGGATGGCCACAAGCAACCTTTGCATCCCATATTGAGTTCATAGACGCTGAAACAGTGCGTGTGGTACGTGAAGTGGATGGCGGTTTAGAAACAATAAAAGTGTCACTTCCTTGTGTAATTACCACGGATTTGCGTTTGAATGAACCCCGTTACCCTGCTTTGCCGAATATTATGAAAGCAAAAAAGAAACCATTAAAAGTGATGGCCTTGGAAGAGACTGCCTTAGAACTCGAATCAAAAGTACAAGTCACAAAAGTTGAGCCTCCTGCGCCTCGTAAAGCGGGGAAAATGCTTAAAGATGTGTCTGAATTAATGCATGCGTTGCATAATATTGAGAAGGTGATTTGA
- a CDS encoding CoA transferase, producing MLEKIQQLFALAPQGPLNGYLVLEIGGNISGPMAGEELARRGALVVKIEMPGIGDPARSYLSPSIFTSCNASKASIVIDKHNEHDNQMYTELLSLADVVIDNRSPDAKHRDEILQRFLHNDKLNPIIFCSIVGYDSADYHDRPALDVAVQAETGMAMVNAASAHEPLKVGFVVVDTVTGLQAASSIKDHLLALQRGMRCDAHQKNVIFLEQSMAKTSALLMTGQYLQAYAQGKDAFREGNRDLWVAPFSFYKTKNGMISLAIIGDALFAIFCDKVLQQKELAEQYPTNQSRIENIAAFESILCARLAEKTSEEWIALCRQYNIVCSQVNTITQMLQQPFASQMIAKTQDGTAIIADSCTSSLYQSQLIQGAPNLDANKASLQALLAYRQQYDLSKRTFSDVKQQFDLQLNMRERAPQYTMRYQAQQRPPFVTPHVSNAQENARKMLLGMRAKL from the coding sequence ATGTTAGAAAAAATACAGCAACTTTTTGCTTTAGCGCCTCAAGGGCCTTTAAATGGTTATTTAGTGTTAGAGATTGGTGGCAATATCTCTGGCCCAATGGCGGGTGAAGAACTTGCAAGAAGAGGTGCACTTGTTGTCAAAATAGAAATGCCGGGTATTGGTGATCCTGCTCGTTCTTACCTATCACCCTCTATTTTTACTTCCTGCAATGCGAGTAAAGCCAGCATTGTGATAGATAAGCATAATGAACATGACAATCAGATGTATACAGAATTGCTTAGCTTAGCAGATGTGGTGATTGATAATCGTTCGCCTGATGCGAAGCATCGCGATGAGATATTACAGAGATTTTTACACAATGATAAATTAAATCCCATTATTTTCTGTTCTATTGTTGGTTACGATAGTGCAGATTACCATGACAGACCTGCACTAGATGTTGCTGTGCAAGCAGAAACAGGAATGGCAATGGTGAATGCGGCTTCTGCGCATGAACCTTTAAAAGTTGGGTTTGTCGTGGTTGATACGGTGACAGGCTTGCAGGCTGCATCAAGCATCAAAGATCATTTATTAGCCTTGCAACGTGGTATGAGATGTGATGCACATCAGAAAAATGTTATTTTTCTTGAACAAAGTATGGCAAAAACATCTGCTTTGCTCATGACAGGCCAATATCTTCAAGCATATGCACAGGGTAAAGATGCTTTTCGAGAAGGGAATCGTGATTTGTGGGTTGCGCCTTTCTCTTTTTATAAGACAAAAAATGGTATGATTTCATTAGCAATTATTGGTGATGCATTATTCGCTATTTTTTGTGATAAAGTTTTGCAGCAAAAAGAGCTTGCAGAGCAATACCCGACCAATCAAAGTCGTATAGAAAATATTGCTGCGTTTGAAAGTATCTTGTGCGCACGCTTAGCTGAAAAAACATCCGAAGAATGGATTGCGCTGTGCAGACAATATAATATCGTGTGTTCTCAAGTAAATACGATCACACAGATGCTGCAACAGCCCTTTGCTTCTCAAATGATTGCAAAAACACAGGATGGCACGGCGATTATCGCTGATTCTTGTACGTCAAGTTTGTATCAAAGTCAGCTAATACAAGGCGCACCTAACTTAGATGCAAATAAAGCTTCATTACAAGCACTACTTGCATATCGTCAACAGTATGACTTAAGCAAGAGAACTTTTTCTGATGTAAAACAGCAGTTTGATTTACAATTGAATATGCGAGAAAGAGCGCCGCAATACACGATGCGTTATCAAGCGCAGCAAAGACCACCCTTTGTAACACCTCATGTGAGTAATGCTCAAGAAAATGCGCGTAAAATGCTACTTGGCATGCGGGCAAAATTATAG
- a CDS encoding electron transfer flavoprotein-ubiquinone oxidoreductase: MERESMEYDVIIVGAGPSGLSSAIRLAQLCREHNKEHRICVLEKGAEVGAHILSGAVLEPRALNELIPNWQALNAPLKTAVSQDNFYYLTASGHYTLPTPPPMRNHGNYIISLGQLCQWLSTQAEELGIEIFAGFSASQCLYGENNEVIGIQTGDMGIDKNNQPKSSFQPGVNIYAKYTLFAEGCRGHLSQQLIHKYQLQQHSQPQTYGIGIKELWEIPTSQHQPGRIIHTVGWPLDPHTYGGSFVYHLADNLVSIGLVVGLDYKNPYLSPYQEFQRFKHHPLIASMLQEGRCIKYGARALNEGGWQSIPTLHFPGGLLIGCAAGFLNVAKIKGSHTAMKSGMLAAESIFEALNSNAPKIITTYQEKIHNSWIKEDLYPVRNLRPSFKWGLWPGLAYSAMDYYLLRGKAPWTFAHGKDNKATLLASQSKIIDYPKPDGKLSFDKMTSVSRANVYHDEDQPCHLHLQDKTIAVNVNYKQYAGLEARYCPAGVYEFVKSTGGNDVALQINAQNCIHCKTCDIKDPSQNICWVTPEGGGGPNYSNM, translated from the coding sequence GTGGAACGAGAATCAATGGAATACGACGTTATCATTGTAGGTGCAGGTCCCTCAGGCTTATCATCGGCTATTCGCCTTGCTCAATTATGTAGGGAACATAACAAAGAGCACAGAATATGCGTACTCGAAAAAGGCGCTGAAGTCGGTGCACACATACTTTCTGGCGCAGTCCTTGAACCTCGCGCCTTAAATGAATTGATACCTAACTGGCAAGCATTGAATGCACCTTTAAAAACAGCGGTAAGCCAAGATAATTTTTACTATTTAACAGCTTCAGGGCACTACACACTCCCCACACCGCCCCCCATGCGCAACCATGGAAATTACATTATTAGTTTGGGACAGCTCTGCCAATGGCTCAGTACACAAGCAGAAGAGCTAGGTATAGAGATATTCGCAGGCTTTAGCGCCAGTCAATGCTTGTATGGCGAAAATAATGAAGTCATCGGCATACAAACAGGCGATATGGGCATAGATAAAAACAACCAACCTAAATCAAGCTTTCAGCCTGGCGTGAATATTTATGCTAAATATACGCTATTTGCAGAAGGCTGCCGTGGTCATCTGAGCCAACAGCTTATTCATAAATATCAATTACAACAACATTCACAACCACAAACTTATGGTATTGGCATCAAAGAACTCTGGGAAATACCTACAAGCCAACACCAGCCAGGTCGTATCATTCATACAGTGGGTTGGCCCTTAGATCCACATACCTATGGTGGCAGCTTTGTCTATCACTTAGCCGATAACCTCGTCAGTATTGGTCTTGTCGTCGGTTTAGATTACAAAAACCCATACTTAAGCCCTTACCAAGAGTTTCAACGCTTTAAGCATCACCCTTTGATTGCAAGCATGCTGCAAGAAGGACGCTGTATAAAATATGGCGCAAGAGCACTCAATGAAGGTGGCTGGCAATCAATACCTACCCTCCATTTTCCGGGTGGTTTACTCATCGGTTGTGCTGCAGGTTTTTTAAATGTCGCTAAAATAAAAGGCTCTCATACTGCGATGAAATCAGGCATGCTTGCTGCCGAGAGCATCTTTGAAGCACTCAATAGCAACGCACCGAAGATCATTACCACCTATCAAGAGAAGATTCATAACAGCTGGATAAAAGAAGATTTATATCCTGTCAGAAATCTTCGTCCTAGCTTTAAATGGGGCCTATGGCCTGGACTCGCCTATAGCGCAATGGATTATTACTTACTAAGAGGGAAAGCGCCTTGGACTTTTGCGCATGGCAAAGATAATAAAGCAACACTATTAGCTTCCCAATCCAAAATAATCGATTATCCCAAACCAGATGGAAAACTGAGCTTTGACAAAATGACCTCTGTTTCTAGAGCCAATGTATACCATGATGAAGATCAACCCTGTCATTTGCACCTGCAAGACAAGACCATTGCGGTCAATGTGAATTATAAACAATATGCAGGCTTAGAAGCCCGTTATTGCCCTGCCGGTGTCTATGAGTTTGTAAAAAGCACGGGAGGCAATGATGTCGCTTTACAAATCAATGCGCAAAACTGCATTCATTGTAAAACCTGTGATATTAAAGATCCTTCTCAAAATATTTGCTGGGTTACACCTGAAGGCGGTGGTGGGCCAAATTATTCAAATATGTAA
- the rplK gene encoding 50S ribosomal protein L11, whose translation MAKKVTAYIKLQVKAQEANPSPPVGPALGQHGVNIMEFCKTFNAQTQSYDKGLPLPVIITVYSDKSFTFIIKTPPAAFLLIKAAGLQKGSGRPNTEKVGKVTLKQVEEIANAKMPDLTASSLESAVRTIAGSARSMGIEVEG comes from the coding sequence ATGGCAAAGAAAGTAACGGCCTATATTAAGTTACAAGTAAAAGCACAAGAAGCAAATCCAAGTCCACCTGTTGGTCCTGCATTAGGTCAGCATGGTGTTAATATCATGGAGTTTTGCAAAACGTTTAATGCACAAACTCAAAGTTATGATAAAGGCTTGCCTTTGCCAGTAATTATTACAGTTTATAGTGATAAAAGTTTTACCTTTATCATCAAAACGCCTCCAGCTGCCTTCTTATTAATTAAAGCTGCAGGCCTACAAAAAGGAAGTGGCAGACCCAATACTGAAAAAGTGGGTAAAGTAACCCTCAAGCAAGTAGAAGAAATTGCTAATGCCAAGATGCCCGATTTAACAGCAAGTAGTCTTGAAAGTGCTGTAAGAACAATCGCTGGTAGCGCACGTAGTATGGGTATTGAGGTAGAGGGTTAA
- the secE gene encoding preprotein translocase subunit SecE — MSHQTKTHGGSMDSFKWAVVVALIASGVIGNHHFSDQSVLIRLLVLLFVVAATCFVALRTSKGQKFWQFALEARAELRKVVWPNRQETIQTTLMVLAIVSIVGFLLWGIDALLLKLIALLTGYGAH, encoded by the coding sequence ATGAGTCATCAGACCAAAACCCACGGTGGTAGCATGGATTCCTTTAAATGGGCAGTAGTCGTTGCATTGATTGCATCTGGTGTAATCGGCAACCACCACTTTTCTGATCAATCGGTATTGATTCGTTTACTTGTATTGTTATTTGTTGTTGCCGCTACATGTTTTGTGGCGCTGCGAACAAGTAAAGGACAAAAATTCTGGCAATTTGCGCTCGAAGCGAGAGCAGAATTAAGAAAGGTCGTATGGCCTAATCGCCAAGAAACTATTCAAACAACCCTCATGGTTTTAGCAATCGTATCTATCGTCGGATTCCTTTTGTGGGGTATTGATGCTCTACTTCTAAAACTTATTGCTTTGCTGACCGGATATGGGGCGCATTAA
- the tuf gene encoding elongation factor Tu has protein sequence MAEFQRTKPHVNVGTIGHVDHGKTTLTAAITKVLASKGQAQFVDYANIDKAPEERERGITISTSHVEYESDNRHYAHVDCPGHADYVKNMITGAAQMDGAILVCSAADGPMPQTREHILLARQVGVPHIVVFLNKADMVDDAELLELVEMEVRDLLSSYGFPGDDIPIITGSALKALEGDTSDIGEGAIYKLVEAMDSYFPLPTREVDKPFLLPVEDVFSISGRGTVVTGRIERGIVKVGEEIEIIGLKDTVKTTVTGVEMFRKMLKEGQAGDNVGLLLRGTKREDVERGQVLAAPKSITPHTKFQAEIYVLSKEEGGRRTPFLSGYRPQFYFRTTDVTGMIDLPEGTEMVMPGDNITVTVTLISPIAMEDGLKFAIREGGKTVGAGVVAKIID, from the coding sequence ATGGCTGAATTTCAACGTACTAAGCCACATGTCAATGTGGGTACAATTGGGCATGTGGACCATGGTAAAACCACATTAACTGCGGCAATTACAAAAGTATTGGCGTCTAAAGGCCAAGCGCAATTTGTTGATTACGCAAATATCGATAAAGCACCTGAAGAACGTGAGCGCGGTATTACAATTTCTACGTCGCATGTCGAATATGAATCTGACAATCGTCACTATGCACATGTAGACTGCCCAGGACATGCTGACTACGTTAAAAACATGATCACGGGTGCTGCTCAAATGGACGGCGCTATTTTAGTATGTTCTGCTGCTGATGGCCCAATGCCACAAACACGTGAGCACATTCTGTTAGCGCGCCAAGTAGGTGTGCCACACATTGTTGTGTTCTTAAACAAAGCAGACATGGTTGATGATGCTGAATTATTAGAACTCGTTGAAATGGAAGTAAGAGATTTATTGTCTAGCTATGGTTTCCCTGGCGATGATATTCCTATTATTACCGGTTCAGCTTTAAAAGCACTTGAAGGTGATACAAGTGATATCGGCGAAGGTGCAATTTACAAATTAGTTGAAGCAATGGATTCTTACTTCCCATTGCCAACACGTGAAGTTGACAAGCCATTCTTGTTGCCAGTAGAAGATGTATTCTCTATTTCTGGCCGTGGTACTGTAGTAACAGGTCGTATTGAAAGAGGTATTGTTAAAGTTGGTGAAGAAATTGAAATCATCGGCTTGAAAGACACCGTCAAAACAACTGTAACAGGTGTTGAAATGTTCCGTAAGATGCTTAAAGAAGGTCAAGCGGGCGACAACGTTGGTTTATTATTACGTGGTACAAAACGTGAAGACGTTGAACGTGGTCAGGTTCTTGCTGCTCCAAAGAGCATCACCCCACATACCAAGTTCCAAGCTGAAATCTACGTTTTATCTAAAGAAGAAGGCGGACGTCGTACACCATTCTTAAGTGGATATCGTCCTCAGTTCTACTTCAGAACCACTGACGTAACAGGCATGATTGACTTGCCAGAAGGTACCGAAATGGTTATGCCTGGTGATAACATTACTGTAACCGTTACATTGATATCACCTATCGCAATGGAAGATGGATTGAAATTTGCTATTCGTGAAGGTGGCAAGACCGTTGGTGCGGGTGTTGTTGCTAAGATTATCGACTAG
- a CDS encoding CPBP family intramembrane glutamic endopeptidase: MIAYHLSRHHFNYAVLMQDHLSTFFYSLIALMFMSFYYIKDEFARIGIFVMVIGTGIYIRRIDWIGLPCIMLLATFIYYGQNAVTRSIRGIAFLLGIIAGIYCLLYPIPGITNWHIVKSFSFSHNAAPFSMNLSIQAFLVGLFFLWFSSSSLMNEGAWKPVLKLSLLPLCLCVPVVMGGALYFQYVGIDIKPTNFFFLWAFHNLLFVCLAEEAIFRGMIQHFLMLQFQNVSGGKWLALILASALFGLFHFQGGWLHILLAGIFGLFIGYAYIRTKKIEASIFVHFTVNSIHFLAFSYPALRMAT; the protein is encoded by the coding sequence ATGATTGCTTATCACCTTAGCAGGCACCATTTTAATTATGCTGTATTGATGCAAGATCACCTCTCTACTTTTTTCTATAGTTTGATCGCACTTATGTTTATGTCATTTTATTACATTAAAGATGAGTTTGCGCGCATTGGTATATTTGTCATGGTAATAGGTACGGGTATTTATATTCGGCGCATTGATTGGATAGGCTTACCCTGTATTATGCTGCTTGCGACCTTTATCTATTATGGTCAAAATGCAGTGACACGCTCTATTCGCGGCATCGCCTTCTTGTTGGGGATTATAGCGGGTATTTATTGTTTGCTTTATCCTATTCCAGGCATCACTAACTGGCACATTGTGAAATCATTTAGCTTTAGCCATAATGCTGCGCCTTTTAGTATGAATTTAAGCATACAAGCCTTTTTAGTAGGGTTATTCTTTCTATGGTTTAGTTCAAGCTCTCTCATGAATGAAGGGGCATGGAAGCCAGTATTAAAATTATCTTTACTACCACTTTGTTTATGCGTACCTGTTGTTATGGGGGGGGCGCTTTATTTTCAGTATGTTGGTATTGATATTAAGCCGACTAATTTTTTCTTTCTATGGGCTTTTCATAATTTATTGTTTGTTTGTCTTGCAGAAGAGGCTATTTTTCGCGGCATGATCCAACATTTTCTGATGTTGCAGTTTCAAAATGTATCAGGTGGAAAGTGGTTGGCGTTGATTCTTGCTTCCGCTTTATTTGGGCTGTTTCACTTTCAGGGGGGCTGGCTTCATATATTATTAGCTGGGATCTTTGGTTTATTTATTGGATATGCCTATATCCGCACTAAGAAAATAGAAGCGAGTATTTTTGTTCATTTCACCGTGAACAGCATTCACTTTTTGGCTTTTAGCTATCCAGCTTTGCGTATGGCGACATGA
- a CDS encoding helix-turn-helix transcriptional regulator, producing the protein MYNLVVKHKKYVYMQVLKMGIALAENHYFLNNYQDMREIFAPFKDKLQIAHFTHRRYFFSDQSIQISTTHPSLVQHHLSKGYPILPNISPNLIQQAFCYLALQNNNNDRYNQAIHDYIHMFDIHFPFFLMEQKEHYLDIFAFSSTGGETFVINNLLNKISDLQNFKDYYLDVAETFVQKAKQHKLPVPIEMQPNLSQNSDFLSPNNLPHIEEGVSLYLEAKKQLINKKFPNAYLTSREVELLYFLSRGYCAKEVATLMGISPRTVSIYFSHIKDKMAGKKKSELLSFFY; encoded by the coding sequence ATGTACAATTTAGTAGTCAAACATAAAAAATATGTTTATATGCAGGTATTAAAAATGGGTATTGCTTTAGCTGAAAATCATTATTTCTTAAATAATTATCAAGATATGCGTGAGATCTTTGCACCTTTTAAAGATAAGCTGCAAATAGCGCACTTTACGCACCGTCGTTATTTTTTTAGTGATCAATCTATACAAATTAGCACCACACATCCATCTCTCGTGCAACACCACTTAAGCAAAGGATACCCAATTCTACCTAATATTTCTCCCAACCTTATACAACAAGCATTCTGTTACCTAGCATTACAAAATAACAACAATGATAGATATAATCAGGCAATACATGACTATATCCATATGTTTGATATACATTTTCCATTTTTCCTCATGGAACAAAAAGAACACTATCTTGATATATTTGCATTTTCTTCTACAGGTGGAGAAACATTCGTTATAAATAATTTATTGAATAAAATCTCTGATTTGCAAAACTTTAAAGACTATTATCTAGATGTTGCAGAAACCTTTGTCCAAAAAGCAAAACAACATAAACTGCCCGTTCCTATTGAAATGCAGCCTAATCTATCTCAGAATTCAGATTTTCTCTCACCCAATAACCTCCCCCACATAGAAGAAGGCGTATCTTTATATTTAGAAGCAAAGAAACAACTTATTAATAAGAAATTTCCAAATGCCTACTTAACAAGCAGAGAAGTAGAATTACTCTATTTTCTCTCTCGAGGATATTGTGCTAAGGAGGTTGCAACATTGATGGGCATTTCACCTCGAACAGTGTCAATCTATTTCAGTCATATCAAAGATAAAATGGCGGGAAAAAAGAAATCTGAACTACTTTCTTTTTTCTATTAG
- the nusG gene encoding transcription termination/antitermination protein NusG encodes MDIEKSEVTELRWYVIQALVGYENQVVRNLKESIRVNHLDDKFGEILVPTEEVIEIRNGHKYKSERKFFPGYVLLQMALDEDTWHLVRRTPRVLGFIGGTSDRPAPISDKEAKAILDRMREGVDKPKPKTIFEPGEVVRVIEGPFADFNGVVEEVNYEKSRLRVAVLIFGRSTPVELEFGQVEKT; translated from the coding sequence ATGGATATTGAAAAAAGTGAAGTAACCGAACTGCGTTGGTATGTTATTCAAGCTTTGGTTGGTTATGAAAATCAAGTTGTAAGAAATTTAAAAGAAAGTATTCGGGTTAATCATCTTGATGATAAATTTGGCGAAATTTTAGTCCCAACTGAAGAGGTGATTGAAATTCGCAATGGCCATAAATATAAAAGCGAAAGAAAATTTTTCCCAGGTTACGTACTGCTTCAAATGGCTTTAGATGAAGACACTTGGCACTTAGTACGTCGTACACCTAGGGTATTAGGATTTATTGGTGGCACCTCTGATAGACCTGCACCTATCAGTGATAAAGAAGCCAAAGCAATATTAGACAGAATGCGTGAAGGTGTTGATAAACCTAAACCTAAGACCATATTTGAACCCGGTGAAGTGGTTCGAGTGATTGAAGGGCCATTTGCTGATTTTAACGGTGTTGTTGAAGAAGTTAATTATGAAAAGAGTCGCTTAAGAGTGGCTGTTTTGATTTTTGGCCGTTCTACACCTGTAGAATTAGAATTTGGTCAAGTTGAGAAAACTTAA
- a CDS encoding biotin--[acetyl-CoA-carboxylase] ligase, with amino-acid sequence MQVAFEIIERLKDAKFHSGVELAKDLRVGRTTVWKAIRYLRSLGVSIDAVRSRGYKLTQPLELLDKDKILSELSDLVQKQIYQFDVLPAVASTNDYLLSQIAYGQKPFSICLSESQTQGKGRQGKVWQSPFGRNLYLSVYGCFNAVQNISGFSLSIATTILNTIEGFCTLPEGLGIKWPNDLMYGSAKIGGILIETQSNPAQQAEGIIHVVIGIGLNFDMEGFEPADKQWTDLKSVLGQVLGRNLFAGKLINKLLTDFVLFDQFGFDHFYSQWERFDLLKDKQIEISTPFSKEQGQYRGINKRGELLVEVAGALKALTYGNVSIKYE; translated from the coding sequence ATGCAAGTGGCTTTTGAGATCATTGAACGTTTAAAAGATGCTAAGTTTCATTCGGGGGTTGAACTCGCAAAAGATTTGCGGGTTGGTCGTACAACCGTGTGGAAAGCAATCCGATATTTACGATCGTTGGGCGTGTCTATTGATGCTGTTCGTTCTCGTGGCTACAAATTAACACAGCCATTGGAGTTGTTAGACAAGGATAAGATATTGTCTGAGCTAAGCGATCTTGTACAAAAGCAAATTTATCAATTTGATGTTTTACCAGCTGTTGCGTCTACTAATGATTATTTATTGTCACAAATTGCTTATGGTCAGAAGCCCTTCAGCATTTGTTTGAGTGAATCTCAGACCCAAGGTAAAGGCCGACAAGGCAAAGTGTGGCAATCACCCTTTGGTAGAAATCTTTACCTGTCCGTCTATGGTTGTTTCAATGCTGTGCAAAATATATCAGGATTTAGCCTAAGCATTGCAACGACCATTCTGAATACCATTGAAGGCTTTTGCACATTGCCAGAAGGCTTAGGTATTAAGTGGCCTAACGATCTTATGTATGGATCTGCAAAAATTGGTGGCATTTTAATTGAGACACAAAGCAATCCTGCTCAGCAAGCGGAAGGAATCATCCATGTGGTTATTGGAATAGGTCTTAATTTTGATATGGAGGGATTTGAGCCTGCTGATAAACAATGGACTGATTTGAAATCTGTGCTGGGGCAGGTTTTGGGGCGTAACCTATTTGCTGGAAAGTTAATTAATAAACTTTTAACAGACTTTGTATTATTTGATCAATTTGGCTTTGATCATTTTTATTCACAGTGGGAGCGTTTTGATCTTTTAAAGGATAAGCAAATTGAAATTAGCACCCCGTTTTCAAAAGAACAGGGGCAATATCGAGGCATTAATAAGCGTGGAGAGCTGCTTGTTGAGGTAGCTGGAGCCCTAAAAGCGCTCACATACGGAAATGTAAGCATAAAATACGAATAA
- a CDS encoding electron transfer flavoprotein subunit alpha/FixB family protein has translation MEKVLVIAEHHKGKLTPAFLATVTAACQIAQQCEVLVIADAVEHLASECAKLQNVTKVRVFSHACFSHMLAENIAQVVLSITKDYTHILAASTTFGKNFMPRVAATLDVSQLSDVVKIIDAHNFQRPIYAGNAFENICTHEEIKVLTVRATAFSAITQKETACEIEAIALQFSPSEQVIFEKEEAPELTRPELTSAKRIVSGGRGLGSAENFKLIEKIADTLHAAVGASRAAVDAGFVPNDFQVGQTGKIVAPDLYIAVGISGAIQHIAGMKDSKIIVAINKDPEAPIFQIADYGLVGDLFEILPQLEQAIGDLKV, from the coding sequence ATGGAAAAAGTATTGGTTATTGCCGAACATCATAAAGGAAAATTAACACCCGCCTTCTTAGCAACGGTAACGGCTGCGTGCCAAATTGCGCAGCAATGTGAGGTTTTAGTTATTGCCGATGCAGTGGAGCATTTGGCATCTGAATGTGCAAAATTACAAAATGTAACTAAAGTGCGAGTTTTTTCACATGCTTGTTTTTCACATATGTTAGCAGAAAATATTGCTCAAGTTGTTTTAAGCATTACAAAAGACTATACACATATTTTAGCAGCAAGCACTACCTTTGGAAAAAATTTTATGCCAAGAGTTGCTGCTACGCTTGATGTCTCGCAGCTATCCGATGTTGTTAAAATCATAGATGCGCATAATTTTCAAAGGCCTATTTATGCGGGAAATGCTTTTGAAAATATTTGCACGCATGAGGAAATTAAAGTGCTAACTGTGCGTGCAACTGCATTTTCTGCTATTACACAAAAAGAAACTGCTTGTGAAATCGAGGCCATTGCGCTGCAATTTTCCCCTTCTGAACAGGTCATTTTTGAAAAAGAAGAAGCACCTGAGCTTACCAGACCAGAGTTAACTTCAGCAAAGAGAATTGTTTCGGGCGGTAGAGGTTTAGGCAGTGCTGAAAATTTTAAATTGATTGAAAAAATTGCGGATACATTGCATGCTGCTGTTGGTGCTTCACGTGCTGCCGTGGACGCTGGTTTTGTTCCCAATGATTTTCAAGTGGGGCAAACGGGTAAAATTGTTGCGCCAGATTTATATATTGCGGTTGGTATTTCTGGTGCCATCCAGCATATTGCGGGCATGAAAGATAGCAAAATCATCGTTGCCATTAATAAAGATCCTGAAGCACCGATTTTTCAGATTGCAGATTATGGTTTAGTGGGTGATTTGTTTGAGATTCTGCCACAGCTAGAACAGGCGATCGGCGACCTAAAAGTTTAA